From the genome of Spirosomataceae bacterium TFI 002, one region includes:
- a CDS encoding nicotinate-nucleotide pyrophosphorylase [carboxylating]: MFTRETAMKITQEAIDTFINAALKEDVGDGDHTSLSTIPANAEGKARLIVKDEGILAGVDLARHIFKAVDPELEMEVFMADGDAIKYGDIAFHVSGCDRSILTAERLVLNCMQRMSGIATVTNEIVEKLKGTKCKVLDTRKTTPNFRLPEKWAVKIGGGVNHRTGLYDMILIKDNHVDYAGGIKEALDSAQKYLKDTGRDLPIEIEVRNLDELNKVLAIGGVVRIMLDNFDYALTREALAIIDGKFPVESSGGITPETVRAYAECGVDYVSMGYLTHSVKSLDLSLKAIK, from the coding sequence ATTAATGCGGCCCTGAAAGAAGATGTTGGCGATGGCGATCATACCTCATTGTCTACCATTCCGGCTAATGCCGAAGGTAAAGCAAGATTAATTGTAAAGGATGAAGGAATACTGGCGGGTGTGGACCTGGCTAGGCATATCTTTAAAGCAGTTGATCCTGAGCTAGAAATGGAGGTTTTTATGGCTGATGGAGATGCGATAAAGTATGGAGATATTGCATTTCATGTGTCGGGTTGTGATCGTTCAATTCTAACAGCAGAGCGTTTGGTACTCAACTGTATGCAACGAATGAGTGGAATTGCAACTGTTACCAACGAAATAGTGGAAAAGCTAAAAGGTACAAAATGTAAAGTACTAGATACTCGCAAGACAACTCCCAACTTTAGATTGCCTGAGAAGTGGGCTGTAAAAATTGGTGGTGGAGTGAATCATAGAACTGGACTTTACGACATGATTTTGATCAAAGACAACCATGTTGATTATGCTGGTGGGATAAAAGAAGCTTTAGATTCTGCTCAAAAATACTTGAAAGACACAGGAAGAGATTTGCCAATAGAAATAGAAGTAAGAAATCTTGACGAACTAAATAAAGTATTGGCAATAGGTGGAGTAGTTAGAATCATGCTAGACAATTTTGACTACGCCCTTACAAGAGAAGCTTTGGCCATTATTGATGGAAAATTTCCCGTTGAGTCATCAGGAGGTATCACGCCAGAAACAGTTCGTGCTTATGCGGAGTGCGGCGTTGATTACGTTTCTATGGGCTATTTAACACACTCAGTAAAGAGTTTGGATTTGAGCTTGAAAGCGATAAAGTAA